From a region of the Gemmatimonadaceae bacterium genome:
- the sdaAA gene encoding L-serine ammonia-lyase, iron-sulfur-dependent, subunit alpha: MFRSLADAIREAESRGLSLSAVALEAEAKDQGRPLEEIRDALRRALHVMQGAVDRGLTGDLRSSSGLVGGDAAKLRTGPAGPLSGTPFRDVLARALAVQEVNAAMGVIVAAPTAGGAGVLPAVLTGLAAARGIGEEQVVDALATAGLIGAVVAERASLSGAEGGCQAETGAAAGMAAGAAVEMLGGTPRQVGHATALAQQGTLGLVCDPLGGLVELPCVFRNATGAAIALAAVEMALAGIEFAIPADEVIDTMGEIGASMDVRYRETAGGGLAATPTGRRLARERLYELKRG, from the coding sequence ATGTTTCGCTCATTGGCCGATGCCATTCGCGAGGCCGAGTCCCGCGGTCTCTCGCTCTCCGCCGTCGCCCTCGAGGCGGAGGCAAAAGATCAGGGACGCCCCCTCGAAGAGATTCGCGATGCGTTGCGGCGCGCGTTGCACGTGATGCAGGGCGCCGTCGATCGTGGCCTCACGGGCGATCTGCGCTCCTCCTCGGGGCTGGTGGGTGGTGATGCGGCGAAGCTCCGCACCGGCCCGGCCGGCCCGCTTTCCGGCACGCCGTTTCGCGATGTGTTGGCGCGCGCGCTCGCCGTGCAGGAGGTGAATGCTGCGATGGGCGTGATCGTGGCGGCCCCCACGGCGGGGGGCGCCGGCGTGCTGCCGGCGGTGCTGACGGGGCTCGCCGCGGCCAGGGGGATCGGCGAAGAGCAGGTGGTGGATGCGCTGGCGACGGCGGGGCTGATCGGTGCCGTGGTCGCCGAGCGCGCCTCGCTGTCGGGCGCCGAAGGAGGCTGCCAGGCGGAGACCGGCGCGGCGGCCGGTATGGCCGCCGGTGCGGCGGTGGAGATGCTGGGCGGGACGCCGCGCCAGGTCGGGCACGCGACGGCCTTGGCCCAGCAGGGAACGCTCGGTCTGGTGTGCGACCCGCTTGGTGGGTTGGTCGAGTTGCCGTGCGTCTTCCGCAACGCGACTGGCGCGGCGATCGCGCTGGCGGCGGTGGAGATGGCGCTGGCGGGGATCGAGTTCGCGATTCCGGCTGACGAGGTGATCGACACGATGGGCGAGATCGGCGCGTCGATGGATGTCCGGTACCGGGAGACCGCCGGCGGCGGGCTTGCCGCCACGCCAACCGGGCGGCGATTGGCGCGGGAGCGCCTGTACGAGCTGAAGCGCGGATAG
- a CDS encoding PEP-CTERM sorting domain-containing protein, whose protein sequence is MSILRRTVGAALFLVASTASAQTSFTYSTRGCFGSSCSVTGASALTTSTSTSSNTTLYFTGRNALTVGPTNSNGYVAISDLGRFTFASSWVEDPSVIRFGVTTPVSFNLWIDFTAPQVSGDPVSFTAALSGSILQNSTTGTLDVNFNPNSTALSYATGAGSQAFRLFVDDKSTPSSPQSYSYTGYNYSENRSGDFYQGTSGLTLTGAIDCSPSQDDEKWKASSDRGAACGAPSTVGTLEVPQSAVPEPSTYALMAAGLAGLGVAARRRRRA, encoded by the coding sequence ATGTCCATCCTTCGTCGAACCGTCGGCGCCGCGCTGTTCCTGGTGGCTTCCACGGCGTCTGCGCAGACCTCCTTCACCTACAGCACGCGCGGTTGCTTCGGCTCGAGCTGCTCGGTGACGGGCGCGTCGGCGCTGACCACGAGCACCAGCACCAGCTCCAACACGACGTTGTACTTCACCGGTCGGAATGCGCTCACGGTGGGCCCGACGAACAGCAATGGCTATGTGGCCATCAGCGATCTGGGGCGCTTCACCTTCGCGAGCAGCTGGGTGGAGGATCCGTCGGTGATCCGATTCGGCGTGACCACGCCGGTGTCGTTCAATTTGTGGATCGACTTCACGGCGCCGCAGGTCAGCGGTGATCCGGTGTCGTTCACGGCGGCGCTGTCCGGGTCGATTCTCCAGAACAGCACGACCGGCACGCTCGATGTGAATTTCAACCCGAACTCCACGGCGCTGTCCTACGCCACGGGTGCGGGTTCGCAGGCGTTTCGCCTCTTTGTCGATGACAAGAGCACGCCGAGCTCGCCGCAGAGCTACAGCTACACCGGCTACAACTATTCTGAGAATCGCAGCGGCGACTTCTATCAGGGCACGAGCGGCCTGACGCTGACCGGCGCGATCGACTGCTCGCCTTCTCAGGACGATGAAAAGTGGAAGGCCTCGTCGGATCGCGGCGCCGCCTGCGGCGCCCCGTCCACGGTGGGCACGCTGGAGGTGCCGCAGTCGGCGGTACCGGAGCCGTCGACGTATGCCCTCATGGCAGCGGGACTCGCGGGGCTGGGTGTGGCGGCGCGACGGCGGCGGCGGGCGTAG